A single region of the Epinephelus moara isolate mb chromosome 14, YSFRI_EMoa_1.0, whole genome shotgun sequence genome encodes:
- the colec11 gene encoding collectin-11 isoform X2 encodes MIGDKLLLPIVLMSVLSLLTLQTSYGQHLTEESCTVQILVPGLKGEPGEKGLKGAPGRPGRVGPPGEMGQTGLKGQKGIMGRYGKVGQSGMKGVKGDMGDPGPRGPNGDPGVPCECTPMRKMIGEMDILVAQLSSELKFIKNAVAGIKETDSKVYLLVKEEKRYSDAEAYCQTRGGHLAMPKDEGANAAIAGYITEAGLNRVYIGINDLQHEGAFTYVDLSPMTTFSKWRKGEPNNAYDDEDCAEMVASGEWTDVACHPTMYFVCEFDKDSV; translated from the exons ATGATAGGAGACAAGCTGTTATTGCCCATAGTGCTGATGTCTGTGCTGAGTTTACTGACACTACAGACATCGTATGGACAGCATCTGACAGAGGAGTCCTGCACTGTTCAGATCCTTGTCCCTGGACTCAAAG GAGAACCAGGGGAGAAAGGACTAAAAGGAGCACCGGGGCGCCCGGGAAGAGTCGGTCCTCCTGGAGAGATGG GTCAAACTGGGCTTAAAGGTCAGAAAGGCATAATGGGACGTTATGGAAAAGTGGGTCAGAGTGGAATGAAAG GGGTAAAGGGAGACATGGGGGATCCAGGTCCAAGGGGCCCTAATGGAGACCCAG GTGTTCCGTGTGAGTGCACACCCATGAGGAAGATGATCGGAGAGATGGACATTCTCGTGGCGCAGCTTTCGTCTGAACTGAAATTCATTAAGAATG CTGTTGCTGGCAtaaaagagacagacagtaaGGTCTATCTGTTGGTGAAGGAGGAGAAGCGCTACTCGGACGCTGAGGCCTACTGTCAGACGAGGGGAGGGCACCTGGCCATGCCCAAGGATGAGGGAGCCAACGCAGCCATCGCAGGGTACATAACGGAAGCGGGCCTGAACAGAGTCTACATTGGGATAAACGACCTGCAACATGAGGGTGCTTTCACCTACGTGGATCTCTCGCCCATGACCACTTTCAGCAAATGGAGGAAGGGGGAGCCCAACAATGCCTATGATGATGAGGACTGTGCTGAGATGGTGGCCTCTGGGGAGTGGACTGATGTGGCCTGCCACCCTACcatgtattttgtttgtgaatttgacaAGGACAGTGTCTGA
- the colec11 gene encoding collectin-11 isoform X1, with product MIGDKLLLPIVLMSVLSLLTLQTSYGQHLTEESCTVQILVPGLKGEPGEKGLKGAPGRPGRVGPPGEMGQTGLKGQKGIMGRYGKVGQSGMKGVKGDMGDPGPRGPNGDPGVPCECTPMRKMIGEMDILVAQLSSELKFIKNALPSPAAVAGIKETDSKVYLLVKEEKRYSDAEAYCQTRGGHLAMPKDEGANAAIAGYITEAGLNRVYIGINDLQHEGAFTYVDLSPMTTFSKWRKGEPNNAYDDEDCAEMVASGEWTDVACHPTMYFVCEFDKDSV from the exons ATGATAGGAGACAAGCTGTTATTGCCCATAGTGCTGATGTCTGTGCTGAGTTTACTGACACTACAGACATCGTATGGACAGCATCTGACAGAGGAGTCCTGCACTGTTCAGATCCTTGTCCCTGGACTCAAAG GAGAACCAGGGGAGAAAGGACTAAAAGGAGCACCGGGGCGCCCGGGAAGAGTCGGTCCTCCTGGAGAGATGG GTCAAACTGGGCTTAAAGGTCAGAAAGGCATAATGGGACGTTATGGAAAAGTGGGTCAGAGTGGAATGAAAG GGGTAAAGGGAGACATGGGGGATCCAGGTCCAAGGGGCCCTAATGGAGACCCAG GTGTTCCGTGTGAGTGCACACCCATGAGGAAGATGATCGGAGAGATGGACATTCTCGTGGCGCAGCTTTCGTCTGAACTGAAATTCATTAAGAATG CACTGCCCTCCCCCGCAGCTGTTGCTGGCAtaaaagagacagacagtaaGGTCTATCTGTTGGTGAAGGAGGAGAAGCGCTACTCGGACGCTGAGGCCTACTGTCAGACGAGGGGAGGGCACCTGGCCATGCCCAAGGATGAGGGAGCCAACGCAGCCATCGCAGGGTACATAACGGAAGCGGGCCTGAACAGAGTCTACATTGGGATAAACGACCTGCAACATGAGGGTGCTTTCACCTACGTGGATCTCTCGCCCATGACCACTTTCAGCAAATGGAGGAAGGGGGAGCCCAACAATGCCTATGATGATGAGGACTGTGCTGAGATGGTGGCCTCTGGGGAGTGGACTGATGTGGCCTGCCACCCTACcatgtattttgtttgtgaatttgacaAGGACAGTGTCTGA